From the Streptomyces nigrescens genome, one window contains:
- a CDS encoding alpha/beta fold hydrolase: MTEGQEAAAQAVETAVEAAGNWARAGRHAGVAGAAIGVVAAGAAAGVAIERMTVGRGMRRRARLALDAAGPYGTLRGTPGAAIAEDGTELYYEVDEPGVESARPEKDDHQGKARNGKGAKADRSAKPVRGKEARAAQEAQSGLRKRLTAALGRRSAAPTVVFSHGYCLSQDSWHFQRSALRGTVRTVHWDQRSHGRSSRGHGQIDGTEPVTIDLLGRDLKAVLDAAVPEGPIVLVGHSMGGMTVMALADQFPEYVAERVVGVALIGTSAGRLSEVAFGLPSMGVKAFHWLAPGVLKALGWQSEIVERGRRATADLFAGLIKRYSFGTPEKVDPGIARFGERLIEATPIDVVAEFFPAFAVHDKTEALVAYDAVPALVLAGESDLITPADHSRAIVEVLPDAELVCVPGAGHLVMLERPELVNEHLVSLVERAGAAARSSRHARA; this comes from the coding sequence ATGACCGAGGGACAGGAGGCCGCCGCGCAGGCGGTCGAGACGGCCGTCGAGGCGGCCGGCAACTGGGCACGGGCGGGCCGGCACGCCGGCGTGGCCGGTGCCGCGATCGGTGTGGTCGCGGCGGGCGCCGCGGCCGGGGTGGCGATAGAGCGGATGACGGTCGGCCGCGGGATGCGCCGCCGCGCCCGGCTCGCGCTGGACGCCGCCGGCCCGTACGGCACGCTGCGCGGCACACCGGGCGCGGCGATCGCCGAGGACGGCACCGAGCTGTACTACGAGGTCGACGAGCCGGGCGTGGAGTCGGCCAGGCCGGAGAAGGACGACCACCAGGGCAAGGCCAGGAACGGCAAGGGCGCCAAGGCCGACCGGTCCGCCAAGCCCGTCCGCGGGAAGGAGGCGCGGGCCGCGCAGGAGGCCCAGAGCGGTCTGCGCAAGCGGCTGACGGCGGCGCTGGGGCGGCGCTCCGCGGCTCCCACGGTCGTCTTCAGCCACGGCTACTGCCTCAGCCAGGACTCCTGGCACTTCCAGCGCTCCGCACTGCGCGGCACGGTGCGCACCGTCCACTGGGACCAGCGCAGCCACGGCCGCTCCTCGCGCGGCCACGGCCAGATCGACGGCACGGAACCGGTCACCATCGACCTGCTGGGCCGGGACCTGAAGGCGGTACTGGACGCCGCGGTCCCCGAGGGGCCGATCGTGCTGGTCGGGCACTCCATGGGCGGCATGACGGTGATGGCGCTGGCCGACCAGTTCCCCGAGTACGTCGCGGAGCGGGTGGTCGGGGTGGCCCTGATCGGCACGTCCGCGGGCCGGCTCAGCGAGGTCGCCTTCGGGCTGCCGTCCATGGGCGTCAAGGCCTTCCACTGGCTCGCGCCGGGCGTGCTGAAGGCGCTGGGCTGGCAGAGCGAGATCGTCGAGCGCGGACGGCGGGCCACCGCCGATCTGTTCGCGGGGCTGATCAAGCGGTACTCGTTCGGGACGCCGGAGAAGGTGGACCCGGGCATCGCGCGCTTCGGCGAGCGGCTGATCGAGGCGACCCCGATCGATGTGGTCGCCGAGTTCTTCCCGGCGTTCGCGGTGCATGACAAGACCGAGGCGCTGGTCGCGTACGACGCGGTGCCCGCGCTGGTGCTCGCCGGGGAGAGCGATCTGATCACCCCGGCCGACCACAGCCGGGCGATCGTCGAGGTGCTGCCCGACGCGGAGCTGGTGTGCGTCCCCGGCGCCGGGCATCTGGTGATGCTGGAGCGGCCCGAGCTGGTCAATGAGCACCTGGTGTCCCTGGTGGAACGGGCCGGCGCGGCGGCCCGCAGCTCCCGGCACGCCCGCGCCTGA
- the tsaE gene encoding tRNA (adenosine(37)-N6)-threonylcarbamoyltransferase complex ATPase subunit type 1 TsaE: MSTTGAMAHITVKSPEQMQELGRRLAPLLRPGDLVLLTGELGAGKTTLTRGLGEGLGVRGAVTSPTFVIARVHPSLAGGPPLVHVDAYRLGGGLDEMEDLDLDVSLPESVVVVEWGDGKVEELSEDRLHVVIGRAVGADAPGGPEAALEAGADDVREVTVTGLGARWADAGLPALETC; the protein is encoded by the coding sequence ATGAGCACCACCGGCGCGATGGCGCACATTACCGTCAAGTCCCCCGAACAGATGCAGGAGTTGGGCCGCCGTCTGGCCCCGCTGCTGCGCCCCGGTGACCTGGTACTGCTCACCGGTGAGCTGGGAGCCGGCAAGACGACGCTGACCCGCGGCCTGGGCGAGGGCCTGGGCGTGCGCGGCGCCGTGACCTCTCCCACCTTCGTCATCGCCCGGGTGCACCCCTCGCTGGCCGGCGGCCCCCCGCTGGTGCACGTCGACGCGTACCGGCTCGGCGGCGGGCTGGACGAGATGGAGGACCTGGACCTCGATGTCTCGCTGCCGGAGTCGGTGGTGGTCGTGGAGTGGGGCGACGGCAAGGTCGAGGAGCTGTCCGAGGACCGGCTGCATGTGGTCATCGGGCGCGCCGTGGGGGCGGACGCGCCGGGCGGCCCGGAGGCGGCCCTGGAGGCCGGGGCGGACGATGTGCGCGAGGTGACGGTCACCGGTCTCGGTGCGCGCTGGGCCGACGCCGGTCTGCCCGCGCTGGAGACCTGCTGA
- a CDS encoding L,D-transpeptidase — protein MPAKSSTIVTALTTAAVVAVGVLGYQAAASAPDTLTEARKDSHHSTPKKQPDRSGKKEKAPAPAPVPPASGKGQRIVYSLDAKRVWLVGAQEKVRRTFTVAPSTVSPPPGTYAVGSRSVSVTGSDGIAIEHVVRFATVGNVTIGFSAAVDGSRPTPDPSKKTGGIRESRDDGKAMWDFALQGTKVVVVS, from the coding sequence GTGCCCGCTAAGAGCAGCACGATCGTCACCGCGCTGACCACGGCGGCCGTGGTCGCGGTCGGAGTGCTCGGCTACCAGGCCGCGGCGTCCGCCCCGGACACCCTCACCGAGGCCCGTAAGGACAGCCACCACAGCACCCCCAAGAAGCAGCCGGACCGGTCCGGCAAGAAGGAGAAGGCCCCCGCTCCGGCCCCGGTCCCCCCGGCGTCCGGCAAGGGCCAGCGGATCGTCTACTCGCTCGACGCCAAGCGGGTCTGGCTGGTCGGCGCGCAGGAGAAGGTGCGGCGTACGTTCACGGTCGCGCCGAGCACGGTCAGCCCGCCGCCCGGGACCTACGCGGTCGGCTCGCGGTCGGTCAGCGTCACGGGCTCGGACGGGATAGCGATCGAGCATGTGGTGCGGTTCGCCACCGTCGGCAACGTCACGATCGGCTTCAGCGCGGCCGTCGACGGCTCCCGGCCCACACCGGACCCGTCGAAGAAGACCGGCGGTATCCGTGAGTCGCGGGACGACGGCAAGGCGATGTGGGACTTCGCGCTGCAGGGCACCAAGGTCGTCGTGGTCTCCTGA
- the tsaB gene encoding tRNA (adenosine(37)-N6)-threonylcarbamoyltransferase complex dimerization subunit type 1 TsaB: protein MLLLALDTATPAVTVALHDGTRVLAESRQVDARRHGELLLPAVDRVLAEAGHKLDEVSDIVVGVGPGPYTGLRVGLVTAATFGAALGVPVHGLCTLDGLAHASGLTEPFIVATDARRKEVYWARYGDARTRLTEPAVDRPADLADQVAGVPAVGAGALLYDTVFTGVRREAPEHQSAAALAELAAGKLAAGEELLPPQPLYLRRPDAQVPANYKVVTPR, encoded by the coding sequence GTGCTGCTGCTAGCTCTTGACACCGCCACCCCCGCCGTCACCGTCGCGCTCCATGACGGCACCCGCGTCCTCGCCGAGTCCCGCCAGGTGGATGCGCGCCGGCACGGCGAGCTGCTGCTGCCCGCCGTCGACCGGGTGCTGGCCGAGGCCGGCCACAAGCTCGACGAGGTCAGCGACATCGTGGTCGGCGTGGGCCCGGGACCGTACACGGGGCTGCGCGTCGGCCTGGTGACCGCCGCCACCTTCGGCGCCGCGCTCGGCGTACCCGTCCACGGTCTGTGCACCCTGGACGGCCTCGCCCACGCCTCCGGGCTGACCGAGCCCTTCATCGTGGCCACCGACGCCCGCCGCAAAGAGGTCTACTGGGCGCGCTACGGCGATGCCCGCACGAGGCTGACCGAACCCGCCGTCGACCGCCCCGCGGACCTCGCCGACCAGGTGGCCGGCGTCCCGGCCGTGGGCGCGGGCGCGCTGCTCTACGACACGGTCTTCACCGGCGTACGGCGCGAGGCGCCCGAGCACCAGTCCGCCGCCGCGCTGGCCGAGCTGGCCGCCGGGAAGCTCGCGGCGGGCGAGGAGCTGCTGCCGCCGCAGCCGCTGTATCTGCGGCGTCCGGACGCCCAGGTGCCCGCCAACTACAAGGTGGTCACTCCCCGGTGA
- the rimI gene encoding ribosomal protein S18-alanine N-acetyltransferase — protein MSSRPSPDQQTSAPPPDAVRGDPRRGDVARPEAVLREMRWWDIAPVLELERELFPEDAWSPGMFWSELAHARGPYATRRYLVAEQAGRLVGYGGLAAVDGTGDIQTIATARDQWGTGLGARLLTELLGAATDFECHEVLLEVRVDNLRAQRLYERFGFEPIGFRRGYYQPGNVDALVMRRTTQTSSEAPSVQGT, from the coding sequence GTGAGTTCCCGCCCGTCGCCCGACCAGCAGACCTCGGCGCCTCCCCCAGACGCTGTCCGGGGGGACCCCCGGCGCGGCGATGTCGCCCGGCCCGAGGCCGTGCTGCGCGAGATGCGCTGGTGGGACATAGCGCCGGTGCTGGAGCTGGAGCGGGAGCTGTTCCCCGAGGACGCCTGGTCGCCGGGCATGTTCTGGTCCGAGCTGGCGCATGCGCGCGGGCCGTACGCCACCCGCCGCTACCTGGTCGCCGAGCAGGCCGGCCGGCTGGTGGGCTACGGCGGGCTGGCCGCCGTCGACGGCACCGGCGACATCCAGACCATCGCCACCGCCCGCGACCAGTGGGGCACCGGCCTCGGCGCCCGGCTGCTGACCGAACTCCTCGGCGCCGCAACGGACTTCGAATGCCATGAGGTGCTGCTGGAGGTCCGGGTCGACAACCTCCGCGCCCAGCGCCTCTACGAGCGCTTCGGCTTCGAGCCGATCGGCTTCCGCCGCGGCTACTACCAGCCCGGCAATGTCGACGCCCTCGTGATGCGCCGCACCACCCAGACCTCCTCCGAAGCACCCTCCGTACAAGGAACTTGA
- the tsaD gene encoding tRNA (adenosine(37)-N6)-threonylcarbamoyltransferase complex transferase subunit TsaD: protein MADSRGGPLVLGIETSCDETGVGIVRGHTLLADAVASSVDEHARFGGVVPEVASRAHLEAMVPTIQRALKEAGVAASDLDGIAVTAGPGLAGALLVGVSAAKAYAYALGKPLYGVNHLASHICVDQLEHGALPEPTMALLVSGGHSSLLLAPDITSDVRPLGSTIDDAAGEAFDKIARVLNLGFPGGPVIDRYAREGNPDAIRFPRGLTGPRDPVYDFSFSGLKTAVARWIEAKRAAGEEVPVADVSASFQEAVVDVLTRKAVRACKDNGVDHLMIGGGVAANSRLRAMAERRCEDAGITLRVPRPKLCTDNGAMVAALGAEMVARNRPASAWDLSADSSLPVTEPHVPGEFPEDAPAGHTHHHDHDHVHEMSKHNLYS from the coding sequence ATGGCTGACTCACGCGGCGGACCGCTCGTCCTCGGCATCGAGACCTCCTGCGACGAGACCGGTGTCGGCATCGTCCGCGGCCACACCCTCCTCGCCGACGCGGTCGCCTCCAGCGTCGACGAGCACGCCCGCTTCGGCGGCGTGGTGCCGGAGGTGGCCTCGCGCGCCCACCTGGAGGCGATGGTCCCCACCATCCAGCGCGCCCTGAAGGAGGCCGGGGTCGCGGCCTCCGACCTGGACGGGATCGCGGTCACCGCGGGACCGGGCCTGGCCGGTGCGCTGCTGGTCGGCGTCTCGGCCGCCAAGGCGTACGCCTACGCCCTCGGCAAGCCGCTCTACGGCGTCAACCACCTCGCCTCGCACATCTGCGTCGACCAGCTGGAACACGGCGCGCTGCCGGAGCCGACCATGGCCCTGCTGGTGAGCGGCGGCCATTCGTCGCTCCTCCTGGCCCCGGACATCACCTCCGACGTACGGCCGCTGGGCTCGACCATCGACGACGCGGCCGGTGAGGCGTTCGACAAGATCGCGCGGGTGCTGAACCTCGGCTTCCCGGGCGGCCCGGTCATCGACCGCTACGCCCGCGAGGGCAACCCCGACGCGATCCGCTTCCCGCGCGGTCTGACCGGCCCGCGTGACCCGGTCTACGACTTCTCCTTCTCCGGTCTGAAGACGGCGGTGGCCCGCTGGATCGAGGCCAAGCGGGCGGCCGGTGAGGAGGTGCCGGTGGCGGACGTCTCGGCGTCCTTCCAGGAGGCCGTGGTGGATGTGCTGACCCGTAAGGCCGTCCGGGCCTGCAAGGACAACGGTGTGGACCACCTGATGATCGGCGGCGGGGTCGCGGCCAACTCCCGGCTGCGGGCGATGGCCGAGCGCCGCTGCGAGGACGCCGGCATCACCCTGCGGGTGCCGCGGCCCAAGCTGTGCACCGACAACGGTGCGATGGTCGCCGCCCTGGGCGCGGAAATGGTGGCCCGCAACCGGCCGGCCTCCGCCTGGGACCTCTCCGCGGACTCGTCGCTCCCGGTCACCGAGCCCCATGTGCCCGGCGAGTTCCCCGAGGACGCACCCGCGGGCCACACCCACCACCACGACCATGACCACGTCCACGAGATGAGCAAGCACAACCTCTACTCGTGA
- a CDS encoding class I SAM-dependent methyltransferase, with product MNDLDTFHRLLTPEGQALLAELRDHDPADELAAATRLRREHPAELVSAALGQARLRQRAVAKFGADAWRMYFTPNGVEQSTRATVATHRATRLAALGVRTLADLCCGIGGDALALARAGIRVLAVDRDPLACAAARANAEALGLAELIEVRCADVTEVDTAGYDAVFVDPARRSKARGGRIFDPEAYAPPLSWAVEAARKAPVAALKIAPGVPHEALPEDAETEWISDGGDVKEAVVWFGTGEGGAPRPVPGGRRATLLPAGDSLLGTGLPDPSAGDDDAPHAPVGPVGDWLYEPDGAVIRAHLVADVARQVGGRLIDPTIAYITADRLTATPYATAYAITDVLPFHVKRLKALLREREVGIAVIKKRGSAVEPEELRKKLKLGGGRKSCTIFLTRVDGAPSMLLGHPATDPLTPGR from the coding sequence GTGAACGACCTCGACACCTTCCACCGCCTCCTCACCCCGGAGGGCCAGGCCCTGCTGGCCGAATTGCGGGACCACGACCCGGCGGATGAGCTGGCGGCAGCCACCCGGCTGCGGCGGGAGCACCCCGCGGAGCTCGTTTCCGCGGCGCTCGGGCAGGCGCGGCTCCGGCAGCGGGCGGTGGCGAAGTTCGGGGCGGACGCCTGGCGGATGTACTTCACGCCGAACGGCGTCGAGCAGTCGACCCGCGCCACGGTCGCCACCCACCGCGCCACCCGCCTCGCCGCGCTGGGCGTCCGTACGCTGGCCGACCTGTGCTGCGGTATCGGCGGTGACGCGCTCGCCCTGGCGCGGGCCGGGATCCGGGTACTGGCCGTCGACCGTGACCCGTTGGCGTGTGCGGCGGCCCGGGCCAACGCCGAGGCGCTGGGGCTCGCGGAGCTGATCGAGGTGCGCTGCGCGGATGTGACGGAGGTGGACACCGCCGGGTATGACGCGGTGTTCGTGGATCCGGCGCGGCGCAGCAAGGCTCGGGGCGGCCGGATTTTCGACCCCGAGGCGTACGCGCCTCCGTTGTCCTGGGCCGTCGAGGCGGCCCGCAAGGCACCGGTCGCGGCGTTGAAGATCGCGCCGGGGGTGCCGCACGAGGCGCTGCCCGAGGATGCCGAGACGGAGTGGATCTCGGACGGGGGCGACGTCAAGGAGGCCGTGGTGTGGTTCGGTACGGGTGAGGGCGGCGCGCCCCGGCCGGTGCCCGGTGGCCGCCGCGCCACCCTGCTTCCCGCCGGGGACTCCCTGCTCGGCACCGGGCTGCCGGACCCGTCCGCCGGCGACGACGACGCGCCGCACGCGCCGGTCGGCCCGGTCGGTGACTGGCTGTACGAGCCGGACGGGGCGGTGATCCGGGCCCATCTTGTCGCGGATGTCGCCCGGCAGGTCGGCGGGCGGCTGATCGATCCGACGATCGCCTACATCACCGCGGACCGGCTGACCGCGACGCCGTACGCGACCGCCTACGCGATCACCGATGTGCTGCCGTTCCACGTCAAGAGGCTCAAGGCGCTGCTGCGGGAGCGCGAGGTCGGTATCGCGGTGATCAAGAAGCGGGGCTCCGCGGTCGAGCCCGAGGAACTGCGCAAGAAGCTGAAGCTCGGCGGCGGACGCAAGTCCTGCACGATCTTCCTCACCCGGGTCGACGGCGCCCCCAGCATGCTGCTGGGGCATCCGGCCACGGACCCGCTCACGCCAGGTCGGTGA
- a CDS encoding FtsW/RodA/SpoVE family cell cycle protein: MTFAALAQAPDRRRTEARLLALVVVIAVFGYTYTGLSMSGRLPDGLAVFTVSMLLMALLPHLVLRRFAPRADPLILPVATLLTGIGLVLLHRLDITYAQTPRLKTAAAANGQLVWTAIGVAVCIAILLILRDHRILQRYIYLTMVIALVLLMAPAFFGADMYGAKRWILLGPLSLQPGEFVKIMISVFFAGYLTVNRDALALAGRRALGIQLPPGRQLAPIFTIWAISLLVLIFERDLGTSLIFFGVFVIMLYMATDRTSWVVCGLLMATVGAAVVGSLEPHVHGRVTAWLDPMRAFTKAGQAEHMSDQLGQALLSFGSGGISGSGLGQGHPELIGFAGNSDFILTTVGEELGLAGVMAVIMLYVLLAQRGLRVGLSARDPFGKLLAVGLSGALLLQVFVVSGGVTGLIPLTGKALPFLAKGGSSLVANWVMVALLLRISDHAQRRREPA, encoded by the coding sequence ATGACGTTTGCCGCCCTGGCCCAGGCACCGGACCGGCGGAGAACCGAGGCACGGCTGCTCGCCCTCGTCGTCGTGATCGCGGTCTTCGGCTACACCTACACCGGTCTGTCGATGAGCGGCCGACTGCCCGACGGGCTGGCCGTCTTCACCGTCAGCATGCTGCTCATGGCGCTGCTCCCGCATCTGGTCCTGCGCCGCTTCGCGCCCCGGGCCGATCCGCTGATCCTGCCGGTGGCGACCCTGCTGACCGGGATCGGGCTGGTGCTGCTGCACCGCCTGGACATCACCTACGCGCAGACGCCCCGGCTGAAGACCGCCGCGGCGGCCAACGGCCAGCTGGTGTGGACGGCGATCGGTGTGGCGGTCTGCATCGCCATCCTCCTGATACTGCGCGACCACCGCATCCTGCAGCGCTACATCTATCTGACGATGGTGATCGCGCTGGTGCTGCTGATGGCACCGGCCTTCTTCGGCGCCGATATGTACGGCGCCAAGCGCTGGATCCTGCTGGGGCCCCTGTCGCTGCAGCCCGGTGAGTTCGTGAAGATCATGATCTCGGTGTTCTTCGCGGGCTATCTCACCGTCAACCGCGATGCGCTGGCACTGGCCGGCCGCCGCGCCCTGGGCATCCAGCTGCCCCCGGGGCGGCAGCTCGCCCCGATCTTCACGATCTGGGCGATCAGCCTGCTGGTGCTGATCTTCGAACGGGACCTCGGCACCTCGCTGATCTTCTTCGGCGTCTTCGTGATCATGCTCTACATGGCCACCGACCGCACCAGTTGGGTGGTGTGCGGTCTGCTGATGGCCACTGTCGGCGCGGCCGTGGTCGGCTCCCTCGAACCGCATGTCCACGGCCGGGTCACCGCCTGGCTGGACCCCATGCGGGCCTTCACCAAGGCCGGCCAGGCGGAGCACATGTCCGACCAGCTCGGCCAGGCGCTGCTCAGCTTCGGCAGCGGCGGCATCAGCGGCAGCGGCCTGGGCCAGGGCCACCCCGAGCTGATCGGCTTCGCCGGCAACAGCGACTTCATCCTCACCACCGTCGGCGAAGAGCTGGGACTGGCCGGCGTGATGGCCGTGATCATGCTGTACGTGCTGCTGGCACAGCGCGGCCTGCGGGTCGGGCTGAGCGCCCGTGACCCCTTCGGCAAGCTGCTCGCCGTCGGGCTGTCCGGGGCGCTGCTGCTCCAGGTCTTCGTCGTCTCCGGCGGCGTCACCGGCCTGATCCCCCTGACCGGCAAGGCCCTCCCGTTCCTCGCCAAGGGGGGCTCGTCGCTGGTCGCGAACTGGGTGATGGTGGCACTGCTGTTGCGGATCAGCGACCATGCGCAGCGCCGGCGTGAGCCGGCTTGA